In Lolium rigidum isolate FL_2022 chromosome 3, APGP_CSIRO_Lrig_0.1, whole genome shotgun sequence, the genomic window AGACACACATAGACCAAGCCCACTGACGCCAACATCCCCAACTATTACCTTCCCCCTTTCCCCTCGGTTGCATAAAAGGGAAAGGTTTTTTGGTTCACTTGTATGCCAATTGCCAAGTCGCCTCCTCTCGTCAAGCTGCGTCCCTCGCTCGTCAAATCCTCAGCTCTCAGGTTCATATTTTTCTCCATCTTCCATATTCTCTACTTATCTCTTTCCAGCTAATCATCGTGCATTACTGCTTCAAGAAAATTTGCGATTCCGCTCTTATTGGAGACAACGTGACTGAATGATGCGATTAATCCGCTTCTTCATTTCCTTTATTTTACCCATTTATACAATTCAAGGCGAAGCACAATTTACTGATTCCAAAAGCTGGGCGCGATTTATCTCGACAGTGTTTATCTCGGATTTTCCGAAACAGTAGAAGGAGGGGATAACGCTATTGACCTCTAATTCTAATTCGAATTCATAGTAGCCGGAAACGGGGTTGATGCCGCATTCCACAACCCAGGGATCGAGGGTCGGGAACGAGATCTGTGGCTGGGTCACGATCTCGTTCGATGGCCGCTAAGGAGTACCTAGGATTGCAAAGAGAAGAGTACATATCAGGGCCAGGCATCCCACCGCAGTCCAGAACTCAGGGATTAGGGTACCCTGCCTCTTTTCTACCTTCCAGAACTCAGGGACGCCGCGCCATGAAAGCTGTGTACATCGAACCTTCGAAAGGAAGAAGATAGGGAAAAAATGGGCCTGGACTGGCCTTAGGTTAAGGCCTGATAGAGTTTTGTCCATGTATAATTGTTTCTGGTTATCTTTGTTTGGTCCTAGGCAAAATGAATTGTAGGATTGCTTGGCCAGAGAAGGCATTTAACAGTCAGTCAAAACTCTTTCTTGAAGAGGAGTTCTGAAACAAAGCCCACCTTCTCAGCTTTCAAAAGTTGTCTTTTTTCTTGAAAGAAAATGCCTTTTGCGGACTCACATTTCTTGAAGGGTAGGATTTGTCCATTCTTTTTTGGAGGCAAAATGACAACCCAAATTGGGAATACCTTTGTTAATTGTAGATTTGCAGAACTTATGGCTTCAAGCACTGGCAAGAAGCTCATTAAGATCGATGTGAGCTCGGATACAGTGTGCCCTTGGTGCTTTATTGGAAAGAAGAATCTTGATAAAGCTATGGAACAAACCATGGACAAGTTCGATTTTGAGGTTTCATTTCTTTTAATCACTATTATGATATAAGTTCACAATTCTTATCAGCACGATATTAGACTAGTGTGCCTCTCGCTGCTTGCAGGTTCGTTGGCATCCATTCTTTCTAAATCCTGATGCACCTAAAGAAGGTGTCAAGAAATCCGATTTCTACAAGACGAAGTTTGGCCCTGTTCAGTTTGAGCGTGCAACTGCTCGCATGACAGAGGTTCTCTCAGTTGACCTTGACCATGGTATTGTTGATTCAGATGTCATATGATGTATTTAGCTGCTTATATGCTCCTTATGCAGATGTTCCGAGGACTTGGCTTTGAATATGACATGTCTGGACTCATGTTAGTACATGCTTTAAAATTGTTCCATACACCACATAATGTCCATAAGTTGTTAGTGCGCTGACTTGAACATTGTAATGCAGTGGGAATACAATGGATTGCCATAGGCTCATAACACTTGCTGGACACCAAGGTTGCGAAAAGCAAAACGCTCTTGTAGAAGAATTGTTCATCAATTATCATTGCCAAGGAAAACATCTTGGTGATAGGTGAGTACTTATTGAACCCGATGAGTATGGACATTGTTGCACAATCTTGTTGTTTCTTTGTTTTTTGTTCTTACCTTAGTCCTACATGTTATGTATTTTACCTTTGCATAAAGTACTGTTCACTTGTAGTGTCCTCTGTGTATAATAACTGCTTTTAGTACTGACACATTATGCATATTCTTTGTTGGTAAAGGCACAATGCTGGTAATGATTTGGTATGTAACAGTTGTTGAGGCGAAATTGTGCGACAAGTCCTATGCCATGTACAAATTGCCTTTAACAGAAGATTTTTTATGACCATTTTCTTCTCCAAACGTGAGATACTCATAATGgaacaaaataaaataatctGTGTCCATTTATGTTGCATGTGCTGCATAATTTTATTTTCAGTATTGACACACAAAAATCGAATCCACTCTCTTCATGCCGGATCATAACTATTATCTTTGTGGCCATGAATACAAACTATAGCACTTAACAAAAACGGAGGAGGTTACCCATTGGATTCGTACGTGGTGCTCACTTTAACGTGCGGAGGCACCAGAGTTTTCTGGCCTATGGGTGCAACCACATGGAAATGGTAGTGCGGGCTAGGCTCGACTGATATGAATGGTGGACTAGAAAtatgaacaaaataaaataatctGTGTCCATTTATGTTGCATGTGTTGCATAATTTTATTTTCAGTATTGACACACAAAAATCGACATCCACTCTCTTCATGCCGGATCATAACTATTATCTTTGTGGCCATGAATACAAATTATAGCACTTAACAAAAACGGAGGAGGTTACCCATTGGATTCGTACGTGAACGTGCGGAGGCACCAGAGTTTTCTGGCCTATGGGTGCAACCACATGGAAATGGTAGTGCGGGCTAGGCTCGACTGATATGAATGGTGGACTAGAAATATGAGTTTTGCCGCATGGGTGCATCCGGTTGTAGCTTTTAAACTATTTTCTTTCTTAGTAAGattatttgaaactttgcaataaAGGTGGctgtctgcatcaatcgatgcacaggcTGCAGCCCcctttttaaaaagaaaaaaaaacaatagaGCGTAAAATTCAAATTTAATTTGTTCCATGCTACTACCAAATATGTTTGTTGCTTCATTTTCTTGCAGGCATATTCCTCTAATCACCTTGCTCCACTTTCCTTGTCTCAATCTATGTTTCTATGTTGACCATTGCTTTATGCAGTCTTACGAAATTCCTTTTCTAATTAAGGCAAGTTCTTCTGAACGCTGCGAGAAAGGTGGGCGTTGAAGGAGCAGAAGAATTGCTGCAAGACCCTAGCAAAGGAGTTGATGAGGTATGATTTGCACTGCTAGTTTCTCCACGTTGCCACAACTATTTGTGAAAGGGCTGGACTGTCATAATCACTTTTCTGGTGGTACAAGGTTAAGGAAGAACTGAGAAAGTACTCTTCTGGCATTTCTGGAGTTCCTCACTTTGTGGTATGAATATTAATCAATTTACTATTATGGTAATTTTCATCTTTTATATGACCTTTGACTTGTACATGATAACCTGttgtgttgtttatttcagatcaACGGAAAATATCAACTCAGCGGTGGTCAGCCTTCAAACATATTCATGAGGACCTTCGAGGCGGCAGCAAAAAATGGAGCCGAATGATTATTCAACAAACTTCTTCATTGATTACCTAGCATACTGCTGTATACTTGTATGTACAAAATGAATAGAAGCATAAGGTGTAAAGGAACAAAAGGTGGTCTCCAAAAAAGGAAGAATAAAAATTACAAGTGATTTATAGTTACATTATGAGATATAATGTatgaatgccattatattttccgTAATCCTGATTTGATGACAGTTTCTGCAGTCTAGCTACTGTTGCTTTCGGAATCTCAAGTGTTTCCGTTATATATTATGAGGATACACCTGATATGAGGGCATCTGATCTTGCAGTTTTGTTTTGATCAAGgagcatacactacaagaaaagttgccatggccgacgaagttgaagtcgcgccgtggttgctggtgtaccatggccgacgattttggtccctccgtggtgcatgtcaaaacttttttttctcgtttttgaggccacccagcccgacgaaagcggccaaaacgtcgcgtatggtggcccgggacgtggtgcatcgcgaattctcgggttcgccggccgagtcaacgcaaatccgcaccgccgagggatgtagggcccagatggcagcctctccggcattgtttttttctcgatcgcgccatctcgttcaacgttctccgatcgagccgtttacgatgcgggatcatgggtcccgcatgtcatcctctatgaaccaaaattctttctattcttggatttttttgacccccgatttccggctactttctttttcttttgatcccttgccgccttggaaacgttgagaccgctgtcgctaaatgggacccgcatgtcatcctctatgtgcaatcaactttcttttcttggagtttttttggcacctcaaatttggtcacttgcctttttctttcgatccctgccgcctctcaaacggNNNNNNNNNNNNNNNNNNNNNNNNNNNNNNNNNNNNNNNNNNNNNNNNNNNNNNNNNNNNNNNNNNNNNNNNNNNNNNNNNNNNNNNNNNNNNNNNNNNNCAAGGGCTTGGTTAGTGCTAGGGTGGCACCAAGTGCTAATTAGCCCTTCATAAAAGCATCTTCAACAGCGTCCCGCTGGCAGGTACGACGACAGTGTTTGGGTGCAGTGCGATTGGAAGAGctgaagcgccggcggcgtggcaGCATGGTCATGCGACGGCCTGGGATAGCAGTGTTGCGCGGCGGCCGGCAAGCCTGTCGTGCGGCGGATCAATTTGGGGAGCCGATCTGGACGAGGCGAGACAGGTAATTGAAAATACAGATGGTCAGATGGTGACGTGCGTAGTTAACGGGGTAATCATTAGAAACAAATCCAGTGTGGACCGTTTGATAGAGGCAAGATGGACGGCGTCCCATGGGTCCGATTAACTACATCCCATCGGCCTGCGATAGTTAGTATTTACCGTGTTTTATGGGGCGCATCTGCACCTGCTCCCTATTTTAGGGAGAGGTTGGACATGCTGAGGACCCTGGTAAGAAACCCCACAAATACAATTGAATAAAAATATTAATAAACTAGGAAATTTATTTCAAATTTAGATatattataattttttaaatgAAATTAAACTAAACTTAACTAAAATAAACCTAAATCTATGGGTGTCGCCAATCTAGAAGGGGGTGAAGTCGAAGTCGATGTTGTCCGCCTCGCCGGCCGCATCTTCCTGGCGGTGGtcatcggcgtcgtcgtcggagaacAACAAGGAGAAGTCGTTGTCGTCATCATTGACGAGGTGGGTGACGGCGCCGCTCTCGCTGGTATACCACCGGTTGGCTTACTCGGGGTCGATGGGCGCCATGTCCGCCGACTAGAGGAGCGCCTTGGTCAGCCCCGGTGAGTCTTCCTGGTCGTTGGGATCCCGCAGCTGCACCTACGTGGGGAGGTATTCCTGCTCCCACTTCAGCGCCGTCTATGGCACCAGCTTTAGCTCCTTCTCGGGGGTGTGTAGGTGCGGGGAATGGCGGCACCAGAAGGAGAGATGTCCCTATGGATGTGCGTCATCCCAGGAGGCCTGAAGGCGATGCTGCCCAAGCAGCGCGTGAGCGAGGTGGACTTAGGGGGTGACGGCGCAAACCTAgacgttggtggaggagtgtgacGAGGAGGCGGACACAACCATCTTTGTGGCTCGTACGGTGGGGGTAGCCGCCGCCGAGTCCACCTCGTCGGTGGCTCATAGCCGTGCGAGGCTAGGGTGGCATCGAAGTCCTTCCAAGCCTGGAAGGTGTGGCTGCCGACGCGGTTGTGCAGCCCACCGTAGGGGCGTACATTTACGTGAGCTCGGCGTCGTGCTCAGCCTCGAAGACTGGGTGCCACATTGTGTTGTGCTCGGTCCAGGTGGAATTGTCGTGCTCCCACAATTGCAGAGCGGCCCGCCTTCGGCAGATGTCGGGCATGAGGTCGACGTTCCACTCATGGAGGGATGGAATGGCGTAGCCCTCTGCGTTCACCGTCCACCCGAGAGGGAGGCGCCAATCCGACGGAACGAGGAGGTGTGACTCGACGAAGACGATGGGCTCATCAATATTGATGTTCGCGGGCGAGCCGCACCACCGCTACCTTCGGATCACTCCCTGGTTTCGTGATTGTTGCGGCCCATAGCTCAGCGGTGATCGGCGAAGGTTTTCTGAGGTGCGGCAACTTGTTTTTGGCAAGGGAGCCGGTTTATAAGAGTTCAACGATAGAAGATAGGTGAGTGGGCTAGTCACGCCATTAATCTCCGGTGCCCTCGAAAGTTGAACCGTAGTAGATCAACGACGTGTGTTTGACCACCTAGCCGACGCGTCCGCCGGACGACTGGTCATTTAAAACACTGACCGCTCATTCAACGGTTGCCAAGTGGGGCCGAGGGCTTCCATCTGATGTGGCGCACCCGTTCAGCGCCCCGTCCTAAGGGGCTAGCATCAGGTAGCCGACGCTTCTATTAGGCTCCAAATGGTGCCAACACATTATTGGACGCGTCGCTGTGGCCAAAaaacatcaccaaaccctaaaaCAGCTATTAATGTTGATATTGGGTcgttcggtggagatgctctaagtaatcCAAGTGTTGGCAGGCCATTATAAGGTGTCACATACGGTTTTCTTTCTGAACGGATGTTGAAATTGTTAAACGTAGAGATCTGCTAGGATAATCTCCGTGCCAGGATGAACAAGATGCGGGGTTTACCTTCTTCCTTGGAGGCAGACGAGCCTCCCGACGTCAACATGGTGATGGGGGCGTGGGTGAGCGGAGACGGCGGTGTAGCTTCCCGTCGGCACATCGCTAACCCTAGATCGGATTGGTATGTCGATGGGGTGTACGGCAAACGTGGTGAACCTCGTACTGCGAGCCGCCGGCCCCCACCTCTCTTTGTAGCgctggcgacaggggcccaccaaccataacGGGTTGGGCGCCCCTTATCAGGGCGTAGGTCAAAGGGGCCCGGTGGGCCGTTGGGCCCACTCGATAGAGAGAGCAATCTAACATTccctcccccttgatctcaactttacttttaactttatactttcattttattcgtttcatttggatcagtccatagggcatgtttcatcgtcataGCTCTATTGCTgatagaatcagacagccacaatacacttctctgtttttgaaacaaattctttacttttttgggcctcttatgatccaaacccatgccggctacgtgttccttgaatacgctgggtggtaagcctttcgttagcgaaTCCGCAAGCATATATTTTGTCcgtatatgctcgagacttatagtttgatcctggaccttgtgtttcacaacataatacttaaccttaatcggtttcgtagcattatccgacttgttgttgtgagcataaattattgcaggctcattgtcgcagtacatctttagtagtttttcaatacaatctaccactttcaagtcgggtataaatttctttaaccataatgcctgccccgtggcttcataataTGCTATAAATTATGCATACATCGTGATGCAACTAttgtctgtttggagcttctccacgaaatagctcccccctACGAGAGTGAATACTATCCAGATGTGGATCTTCTATCAACTTTGAATCCcacaaaatctgcatctgaataccctcttatttctagggaatcagatcttctatatgttagcatgtagttcCTTGTGCCTTttacataacgcaatgccttctttaccattttttagtgttcaaaacctggattttcttgatatctaccaaAAATTCCGGTGATAAAAGCTAAGTCGGGGcgtgtgcacacttgtgcatagtgtaggcttccaatggccgaagcatatggaaccgctttgaTTTGATCGAGCTCATACTGATTTTGGGGACTTCGAAATTTCCCAAAACTgccgcccttgactataggggcaggtgtggcattgctcttatgcatattatacttagttAGAACCGTTTCTAAATAatccttttgcgatagtcctaatactccatttttcctatctcggtgaatttctattcCTAAaacatatgatgcttcaccaagatctttcatatcaaaatttgaggacaagaacttctttgctTCTTGCAGTAGGctaacatcactgctggcaagcagaatatcatccacatacaagattaggaaaatatatttgccACTTTTAAACTTTGTTGAAATGCAGTTGTCCTTAATATTTTCgataaatccaaatctcttaattgtctcattaaactttagataccactgtctggaggcttaCTTTAAtacataaatggatttctttaggcggcatcccatttcttccttgccctccatgataaaacccttgggttgtttcatgtagacattttcttctaaatccccgtttagaaatgcagtctttacatccatttgatgcaactctaaaaatgtgcaactagtgccattatgattctgaaggaatccttacatgagactaGAGAAAATGTCtgattgtaatctatcccttctctttgcgTAAATacttttgccacaagtcgtgctttgCACTTTTCTACATTTTCATTGcaacatattttattttgtagacccatttgcagcccacagttTTGGCTCCTTAAGGAATATTCTCTAAGTCCAAAATATTGTTGGGactcatcgatctcatttcgttttccatggcctccacccactttgatgaatctgggcttgtcatggcttcttcatatgacatgggatcaccttccatatgaactgtttctgtgttgtaaactttgtaatcagtcgaaatggctgattttctagctcttgtagaccttctaggGGCCTCATTCTCTGGAGCATTATTttcctcaacttgtggctcagcTTATGGAGGTGGCTATTGTTGCTCTCTTTCCTGCtaaacaaatggttcattcggctcatGATGGACAGGtttcgaattttcactcatcgttgtcatgggtggagtcacaacatgcgcttgcaccacaatcgtaGGGATTATCGGtgcaggtgcacatggtagcgcaaaaaatggctcctgagtcatcggattaggtgcatgcagcctcttctcctcaagatcaattttccgagctaccatgctccccctcatcatttcgtcctctaagaagacaacatgtctcgtttccacaaactttgtgtattgcTCTGGATAGTAGAAatgataaccttttgacttttcaggatagccaataaaatggcaactgactgttttggtatctaactttgtgATATTTGGATTAAATACTTTGGCCTCAACAGGGAttccccacactttcaggtgatttagagaaggcactctccctttccatagctcatacggtgttttgggccccgatttgcttggtactttgtttagaatgtgaatagcggtttttaacgccttaatctacaatcccaatggtagggtggaatagctcatcatattGAATTTAAACTATTAACTTTGAACTTTTCAGAGGCATTTGTGTCACTTTTTCATTTTCTAGACAAATTCTCGTTGGACAAAATTGAATAGAAAAAAATGTGTGAAAATTGCTCAAAAAACAGAAAAACTGTGCTCTATAAAAAATTAACAGAGAAAATTGTACTAGCGCGATCCGTGGCCCACCACGCGCTGCGCGATGTGCAGCCTATGCGGCACCCACGCTGCCCGAATGCGCCACCGACGTTGCGGCCTGCTAACGCGGACTAGCCCGCGTCTCCCTCGTGGCCTACCAACGCGGCCCAGCCGCAGTGCCCACGCGGCCAGCCAGCGTCGCACGCTCCTGGCCGTCGGATTGAATGTGATGGTCGGGCACGGCTTTCGGCCGGTATAAGAGGGGGCCTAAACGGCCACCCCCAAAAAACCCTAACACTAGACGCGTTTTCCCCTCGCCCCTCTCTTTTTGTGCCTCCCCCGCACGATGGCGCTCCGTCGGCGACGGCGAACTCTCCACGGCCGCATCTCGGCGTGGCTCCCTCCATCTCTTTCTCTCTGGCGGCTGGGAGGTAGCCACTCGCCCGCGCCCGCAGCAGTTGGCCAGGGACAAGCCCCCTCCCCTTTTCCTTAACTGCTCTATTGACGCATGTTTCTGGCACGTGGAACAGAAATTCCtcacgaacaagtcctcgaaagtttttccagctgtcgatggatccttccggtagcttcttcatccaggatcttgcggcttCGCTGAGGTGGACCTAAATGCTTTGCATGGCCATTGCCCTAGTTCCGCCCATCAACTTCACTGTCTCTAGGTAATCGACTAATCAATCCTCTAGATCTTGCAGTCCATTGAACGTTTTATATTTGTcaggtgaatggatcgtagcgaacaagaggggggggggtgaatggttgctacgtcaagttttagtctttttcaattttagcgtgcggaaggtaaaggtgattgctttagtggtgttggtgttcctacaatgatcctaggacaagtgcaacaagtaaaggaacaagtaagatagtaagagtaaggagcgggacaaccggatggcgcggagacgaggcgaggtttgtttcccgcagttcctctcacaaaagagagtacatctgcgttgaggaggtgctagcctcacacaagagactaggcggccacaccacgaaggaaggcctcaccttcttcctcaagagagctccacaaaggggctctcccttctccactaagacaccggtcgaggcggtgattccttcacaaggttggggcgagctccacaccacaaggaggctcccaacaacctatggggctagcacaacaccaagctagcctccataggtgcactttctccaagatcccaccataggaaccctaacaccaagatccactaaggagtagcaagtattggtgaaatctctcttcgtagaactatagatctgggtctcctccaccactcctcaaaatttgggcaagattggttggatggttggggagatcctcaaggattaagctcagcaacaatggaggagagagagagagagagaggagagataaaaacaagttggggaagaagggccccttaaataggctcctccaaatccaaccgttatgtccagttttcgcctaagcggtactaccgctttgggtaagcggtactaccgctctgagttcgaaatcccacagatctagtccacgtggacacagagcggtactaccgctcgcggtaccgctcgaggtaccgcaatagggtccaaaccttactggactcaaagcggtaccacagcggtaccgaagcagtactgccgtaactagttacggtacctgggcggtaccatgggcggtactaccgctcgcaagcggtactaccgctccaggtaccgcatAGGTATCGTAACTCGTACTGTGGGTCAAATTCAGCGCAGAACTTCAGAGCGGTACCGTCggcggtactagtaggggtagcggtactaccgctactagtaccggtagtaccggtctggcaaaaactggttttctcccctttttatctccagccatgtcacctcgcaaaacacacacaaaaccagaaagcctataaactacgcttcagtccctccgatcttgacgtgtccagcgaggtcaccgtgcacttgcaaatctaacaatgatactcaaggcacacggtgagattactcaagtgttgtcatcaaacacacaaaactcggggtttagactttgctctttcaatctccccctttttggtgtttgatgacaacacaagacttttcaaaagcatatgatattatgatgagattcttagattcgcaaaagctcgacggagctccccctaaacatgtgcatattttgaatatgtatttgaatacaaatacacacgtcCTAGAGGattaactccccctagattttacaaaccaagcacatatgcaacaaggatacaagatcaagttcaaataacatatgcgcaatatggaggcaacacaagatcatgcaaggagttttgggtgaagttatcatacctttgccttgagaataccAAAACTCACCGTAAGATGCCTCCATAGAGTTGATGTAGCCACAAAAAAAGATAAACAACGAGAATTaaaggctacaaacaacaaaggtctcCATGCAAAACATCCATCCGAAtaagaacttctccccctttggcatcggaacaccaaaaaggagggtaaggGAACTATAAGGATGGTAAGagagaacatacaaccaagcttgcaaaaaccaaagGGAAACAAAGCTTGAGTGAGACTCTCCAAGAACATGGAGAAAAAGATAACAAGGAAAAATAAGACAAAAAGAAagtcacaaagaaacacaaagaaccgaaaaactcctcatggaggaggttggtggccgaagccaccgtgtaagagtatagtagtgtgaggtcacgtagatgtatctaggactcacgacttacaactcaacatgaagctcattagtcacttatttgaaaaatagcatatgttttggatttctttatgcattatggggggagggatagctcaataagtttaaaccgcactccccctatgttcatgcgtgcctttcatctagatatatagtttgagagtggtatgtgcgcactgatacgcgtacagcacgcgtccgttgggaaccccaagaggaaggtgtgatgcgtacatcggcaagttttacctcagtaagaaaccaaggtttatcgaaccagtatgagccaagaagcacgtcgaaggttgatggcggcgggatgtagtgcagcgcaacaccagggattccggcgccaacgtggaacctgcacaacacaaccaaagtactttgccccaacgaaacagtgaggttgtcaatctcaccggcttgctgtaacaaaggattagatgtatagtgtggatgatgattgtttgcagaaaacagtagaacaagtattgcaatgagattgtattcgatgtaaaagaatggagcggggtccatagttcactagaggtgtctctcccataagataaatagcatgttgggtgaacaaattacagttgggcaattgacaaatagagagggcatgaccatgcacatacatgatatgatgagtattgtgagatttaattgggcattacgacaaagtacatagaccgctatccaaagcatgcatctatgcctaaaaagtccaccttcaggttatcatccgaaccccttccagtattaagttgcaaacaacggacaattgcattaagtatggtgcgtaatgtaatcaataactacatcctcggacatagcatcaatgttttatccctagtggcaacagcacatccacaaccttagaactttccgtcacttcgtcccagatttaatggaggcatgaacccactatcgagcataaatactccctcttggagttaagagcaaaaacttggccgagcctctactaataacggagagcatgcaagatcataaacaacacataggtaatagattgataatcaacataacatagtattctctatccatcggatcccaacaaacacaacatatagcattgcagatagatgatcttgatcatgttaggcagctcacaagatccgacaatgaagcacattgatggcgtgtatttcacacgttcgtt contains:
- the LOC124700644 gene encoding uncharacterized protein YwbO-like, translating into MPIAKSPPLVKLRPSLVKSSALRFAELMASSTGKKLIKIDVSSDTVCPWCFIGKKNLDKAMEQTMDKFDFEVRWHPFFLNPDAPKEGVKKSDFYKTKFGPVQFERATARMTEMFRGLGFEYDMSGLIGNTMDCHRLITLAGHQGCEKQNALVEELFINYHCQGKHLGDRQVLLNAARKVGVEGAEELLQDPSKGVDEVKEELRKYSSGISGVPHFVINGKYQLSGGQPSNIFMRTFEAAAKNGAE